A genomic segment from Nodularia sphaerocarpa UHCC 0038 encodes:
- the gorA gene encoding glutathione-disulfide reductase, translating into MTFDYDLFVIGTGPGGLAAAKKAASYGVRVAMAEQETIGGTCVNRGCVPKKLIVYAADFAKENQMAHSYGWSKCQRYFDWTLLMKSVHRHIEHINYSYCQQLRKAEIEIIKERATFIDAHTLDLNGHRVTADKILIAVGGKPNKPDIPGIEYAITSREMFHLPYLPKRLTIIGGGYIGAEFSSMMQALGCEVTLIEADEMILSGFDDDIRSGVQDGLRKRGIRIITNSRAEEITHLDDGWLLKTTGDCAETMAADTILVATGWSPNTQNLGLEKAKVEVGQHGEIKVDEYYCTTQSNIFAVGDCINRMQLTPVAKAEGIAFANTVFGNNRQRVNYDYVPSAVFSRPEGAGVGMTEAEARAKFGESVKCYSTKLQPLFYQLLEAEEPAMIKLVVDDNSQQVLGAHMLGENAAEIVQTLGVAIRQGITKQVLNETIGIHPTIAEDFLSLD; encoded by the coding sequence ATGACGTTTGATTATGACTTGTTTGTCATCGGTACTGGGCCTGGGGGATTAGCAGCAGCAAAAAAAGCCGCTAGCTATGGTGTCCGTGTCGCTATGGCTGAACAAGAAACCATTGGTGGTACTTGTGTAAATCGGGGTTGTGTTCCGAAAAAACTAATTGTCTACGCAGCCGACTTTGCCAAGGAAAACCAAATGGCACACAGCTACGGGTGGAGTAAGTGTCAACGGTATTTTGACTGGACACTATTGATGAAATCCGTACACCGACATATTGAACATATTAACTACTCCTATTGTCAACAGTTGCGAAAAGCGGAAATTGAAATCATTAAAGAACGTGCTACTTTTATTGATGCCCATACTCTAGATTTAAATGGGCATAGAGTTACAGCCGATAAAATTTTAATTGCTGTGGGTGGAAAACCCAATAAACCTGATATTCCGGGGATAGAATACGCCATTACATCCCGTGAAATGTTTCATTTACCCTATTTACCAAAACGGTTGACCATTATTGGTGGTGGTTATATTGGGGCTGAATTTTCCAGCATGATGCAGGCTTTAGGGTGCGAAGTCACACTGATTGAAGCAGATGAGATGATATTGTCAGGGTTTGATGACGATATTCGCTCTGGGGTACAAGATGGTTTACGCAAACGCGGTATTAGAATTATTACTAACAGCAGGGCTGAAGAAATCACTCACTTAGATGACGGTTGGCTATTGAAGACTACCGGCGACTGTGCAGAAACTATGGCCGCAGATACTATCCTCGTGGCTACAGGTTGGAGTCCTAATACCCAGAATCTCGGTTTAGAAAAGGCTAAGGTCGAAGTTGGTCAACATGGTGAAATTAAGGTAGACGAATACTATTGTACTACCCAATCAAATATTTTTGCTGTGGGAGACTGCATCAACCGTATGCAGTTAACTCCAGTAGCTAAGGCTGAAGGTATTGCTTTTGCCAATACAGTTTTTGGTAATAACCGGCAAAGGGTAAATTACGATTATGTGCCTTCTGCTGTTTTTTCTCGTCCAGAAGGGGCTGGTGTGGGTATGACTGAGGCCGAAGCACGGGCAAAATTTGGGGAGTCTGTAAAATGCTACTCTACTAAGTTACAACCCCTGTTCTATCAGCTACTGGAAGCTGAGGAGCCAGCTATGATCAAGTTAGTAGTAGATGACAATTCTCAACAAGTTTTGGGCGCTCATATGCTGGGTGAAAATGCAGCCGAAATTGTTCAAACTTTAGGGGTGGCAATTCGTCAAGGAATTACTAAGCAAGTCTTGAATGAAACAATAGGCATTCATCCTACTATAGCAGAAGACTTTTTATCGTTGGATTAA
- a CDS encoding 2OG-Fe(II) oxygenase, with amino-acid sequence MYTFLQKMRNKILKKIDDIPFIRYQEDLAYQAAVKNHIVNLPILAKADLDIVDRIKNEGVVITSLAELGISSTPDILAAAKNLIPQIPPNISGQKNVFVVHATSQQIMEYPEIFLWGLEQRLLNIVENYLGLPVAYNGVYFRRDIANQIEQGSRLWHIDREDRKILKIIIYLNDINEYTGPLQYIPQDLTLEIVKSLKYTSGYIQEQTMREFVSPENYKSCTGSVGTVIFAATGSIFHRGKLPITSDRFAIFFDYSSRRQKKRYYMANSLPSQDLFILSQNLPEHKKHCIYY; translated from the coding sequence ATGTATACATTTCTGCAAAAAATGCGGAATAAAATTTTAAAAAAAATTGATGACATACCATTTATCCGATATCAAGAGGATCTGGCTTATCAAGCAGCAGTAAAAAACCATATTGTAAATCTACCCATTCTCGCCAAGGCTGATCTGGATATCGTAGACAGGATCAAAAATGAAGGCGTTGTCATTACTTCATTAGCAGAATTGGGAATTTCATCTACACCTGACATACTCGCAGCAGCCAAAAATCTCATACCCCAAATACCTCCCAATATTTCTGGACAAAAAAATGTGTTTGTTGTTCATGCTACTTCCCAGCAAATAATGGAATATCCAGAAATTTTTTTATGGGGACTTGAACAACGGTTACTCAATATTGTGGAGAATTATCTTGGTTTACCAGTAGCCTACAATGGCGTATATTTTCGCAGAGATATTGCTAATCAAATCGAGCAAGGTTCCAGGTTATGGCATATAGATAGAGAAGATAGAAAGATCCTGAAAATTATAATTTATTTAAATGATATTAATGAATATACAGGTCCACTGCAATATATTCCCCAAGATTTAACTTTAGAAATAGTCAAATCTTTAAAATATACATCTGGCTACATTCAAGAGCAAACCATGAGAGAATTTGTATCCCCAGAAAATTATAAATCCTGTACGGGTTCCGTCGGTACTGTAATTTTTGCTGCTACTGGTAGTATTTTCCATCGGGGAAAGTTACCGATAACTTCGGATAGATTTGCGATATTTTTTGATTATAGTTCTAGACGGCAGAAAAAAAGATATTATATGGCAAATTCTCTGCCGAGTCAGGATTTATTCATCCTGTCACAAAATCTCCCAGAACACAAAAAACACTGTATTTATTATTAA
- a CDS encoding carbohydrate ABC transporter permease — translation MKLKSLTPYLFLLPALILLVLTVFWPAIQAFYLSFTSYEDLSQPPQWIGFSNFLRLWKDAVFWKTLENTFLYLVGVVPILVIAPLVLAILVNQKLRGMNWFRAAFYTPVVISMVVAGIAWKWLYAENGLLNQLLKTVNIFPEGIPWLTSPEKLLGIVPISLASVMAVTVWKGLGYYMVIYLAGLQSIPADVYEAAAIDGSDGIRKHWDITVPLMKPYLALVAVISAISATKVFEEVFIMTQGGPLNSSKTIVYYLYEEAFSNLEISYACTIGLVLFLIILALSVLRLAINQQEDITI, via the coding sequence TTGAAGCTTAAATCACTCACCCCTTACTTATTTTTGCTCCCGGCTTTAATTCTCTTGGTTTTAACAGTTTTTTGGCCAGCAATACAAGCGTTTTACCTCAGCTTTACCAGCTACGAAGACCTTTCCCAGCCACCCCAATGGATAGGTTTTAGCAACTTTCTCCGCTTGTGGAAGGATGCAGTATTTTGGAAAACCTTAGAAAATACCTTTCTCTATCTTGTCGGTGTCGTACCAATTTTAGTCATAGCGCCCTTAGTTTTAGCAATTTTGGTAAATCAGAAACTGCGAGGGATGAATTGGTTCAGAGCAGCGTTCTACACCCCAGTAGTGATATCAATGGTAGTTGCTGGCATAGCTTGGAAATGGCTGTATGCAGAAAACGGCTTACTAAATCAGTTACTCAAAACTGTGAATATTTTTCCCGAAGGAATTCCCTGGCTAACTAGTCCAGAGAAGCTGCTAGGCATTGTACCAATTTCTCTAGCCAGCGTCATGGCTGTCACCGTCTGGAAGGGACTAGGCTATTACATGGTAATTTATTTAGCCGGGTTGCAATCAATTCCGGCTGATGTCTATGAAGCCGCAGCTATTGATGGTTCAGATGGTATCCGCAAACACTGGGATATTACAGTACCCTTGATGAAGCCCTATTTAGCACTAGTGGCGGTGATTTCAGCGATTTCTGCCACGAAAGTATTTGAAGAAGTATTTATTATGACCCAAGGCGGTCCACTAAATAGCTCCAAAACCATTGTTTACTACTTATATGAAGAAGCCTTTAGTAACTTAGAAATTAGCTATGCTTGCACCATTGGCTTAGTATTATTTTTGATTATTTTAGCCTTATCAGTTTTACGATTAGCTATTAATCAACAGGAAGATATCACCATTTAA
- a CDS encoding GIY-YIG nuclease family protein, translating to MESENYLPIEHQNVPVNHRGLHEFLYSSDDEHDTTEVVITPTLANDGREIMPLETWRRADQNAKIAGVYAVLDGEGETQYIGYSRNVLLSLNGHVSQYGEQKCAFVRVQNFKFPKRQEMEDLRDAWIGELECTPRGNASEGGMWASTVGEAAKAVMSEGERHAYEEKKLKLRKAMADSTLSKEIEAVDGSAEERQRQLEAAVKNDDWSSVIDAQTEETKS from the coding sequence ATGGAATCTGAGAACTATTTGCCAATTGAGCATCAAAATGTACCAGTCAATCACCGTGGGTTACATGAATTTTTGTATAGTTCCGACGATGAACACGATACCACTGAGGTGGTTATAACGCCTACATTGGCAAATGATGGGCGGGAAATTATGCCTCTGGAGACTTGGCGCAGGGCTGACCAGAATGCCAAAATTGCCGGAGTTTACGCGGTTTTGGATGGAGAAGGCGAAACTCAGTACATTGGCTATTCTCGGAATGTGTTGCTTTCCCTCAATGGTCATGTTAGCCAATATGGTGAGCAAAAGTGTGCTTTTGTGCGTGTACAGAATTTTAAGTTTCCCAAGCGTCAAGAAATGGAAGATTTGCGAGATGCTTGGATTGGAGAACTCGAATGTACACCACGGGGGAATGCTTCTGAAGGCGGAATGTGGGCTAGTACGGTAGGTGAGGCTGCTAAGGCGGTAATGTCAGAAGGGGAACGCCACGCTTATGAGGAGAAAAAGTTAAAGTTGCGGAAAGCAATGGCTGATTCAACTTTGTCTAAAGAAATAGAAGCGGTGGATGGGAGTGCAGAGGAACGTCAGCGTCAATTGGAAGCTGCTGTGAAGAATGATGACTGGAGTTCAGTGATTGACGCGCAGACAGAAGAAACTAAGTCTTAA
- a CDS encoding 2Fe-2S iron-sulfur cluster-binding protein — MSRTYTIKVRDRATGEEYSLQVPDDRYILHSIEQQGEELPFSCRNGACTTCAVRVLSGDIYQPEAIGLSPALRRQGYALLCVSYARSDLEVETQDEDEVYELQFGRYFARGKVKAGLPLDED; from the coding sequence ATGTCCCGTACATACACGATTAAAGTCCGCGATCGCGCCACTGGCGAAGAATACAGTCTCCAAGTTCCAGACGACCGCTACATTCTCCACAGCATTGAACAACAAGGGGAAGAACTGCCTTTTTCTTGCCGGAATGGGGCTTGTACGACTTGTGCTGTGCGGGTGCTGTCTGGAGATATTTACCAACCGGAGGCGATTGGATTATCGCCTGCGTTGCGTCGGCAAGGTTACGCTTTGTTATGCGTCAGTTACGCCCGTTCTGATTTGGAGGTGGAAACTCAAGATGAGGATGAGGTTTATGAGCTTCAGTTTGGACGCTATTTTGCTAGGGGTAAAGTTAAGGCGGGTTTACCTTTAGATGAGGATTAA
- a CDS encoding thermonuclease family protein, with the protein MRIKIWFAQRRIGRSRSVPKGSRSRRVDAKVFFGVLVRKIVLLACLLLLVSCQANNQTASNQVQVKVARVVSGQSLEVLGMAEQPNLISRVRLVGIDAPDFQQRPWGDESRQVLATLIGDQEKTVILEFDVLAKDQIGRTLAYVWKDQQLLNEQVVKQGYALFVGRSPNHKYDQRLERAQQWARLMGKGIWNPENPMRLLPAEFRRRNL; encoded by the coding sequence ATGAGGATTAAGATTTGGTTCGCGCAAAGGCGCATAGGGCGTTCGCGCAGCGTCCCGAAGGGAAGCCGTTCCCGCAGGGTAGACGCAAAGGTTTTTTTTGGGGTCTTGGTGCGGAAAATTGTCCTTTTGGCTTGCTTGTTGTTGCTGGTGAGTTGTCAAGCTAATAATCAGACTGCAAGCAATCAGGTTCAGGTGAAGGTGGCGCGGGTAGTTAGTGGGCAAAGTTTGGAAGTTTTAGGTATGGCTGAACAACCAAATTTGATTTCTCGCGTCCGTTTGGTTGGGATTGATGCACCAGATTTTCAACAACGCCCTTGGGGAGATGAGTCTAGACAAGTTTTAGCGACGTTGATTGGTGATCAAGAAAAAACCGTAATTCTGGAATTTGATGTGTTAGCCAAAGATCAAATTGGTCGGACTTTGGCTTATGTGTGGAAAGATCAGCAGTTATTGAATGAACAAGTGGTTAAACAAGGATATGCGTTGTTTGTGGGGCGATCGCCTAACCACAAATATGACCAGCGCTTGGAACGCGCCCAACAATGGGCTAGACTCATGGGAAAAGGCATTTGGAACCCAGAAAACCCTATGCGTCTCCTTCCTGCTGAGTTTCGTCGGCGAAATCTTTAG
- a CDS encoding inositol monophosphatase family protein — protein MTNLQIFLDIATEAALAAGAVLQGYLGKLEDAITEKGRSGDLVTVADKASEAVILEILRRHFPEHSILAEESGKLGNQDNQYLWAIDPLDGTTNYAHQYSAFAVSIGLLVDGVPQVGVIYDPLHDELFRAATGLGATRNRNYIKVSEISELSKSLLVTGFAYDRRETSDNNYAEFCHLTHLTQGVRRSGSAALDLAYVACGRVDGYWERGISPWDVVAGVVLLREAGGEVTAYNGTPFKIESGRILATNGNIHNKLSRELVEVPPLSSWK, from the coding sequence ATGACTAATTTACAAATTTTTCTAGATATTGCTACGGAAGCGGCTTTGGCTGCGGGTGCGGTTTTGCAAGGTTATTTGGGTAAGTTAGAAGATGCTATTACCGAAAAGGGTCGCTCTGGTGATTTAGTCACTGTTGCGGATAAAGCTTCGGAAGCGGTAATTTTGGAAATTTTGCGTCGCCACTTTCCCGAACATTCTATTCTGGCTGAGGAATCAGGAAAGTTGGGAAATCAAGATAATCAGTATCTCTGGGCAATTGACCCCTTAGATGGTACAACCAATTACGCTCACCAATACTCGGCTTTTGCTGTTTCCATTGGGCTATTAGTTGATGGTGTGCCGCAAGTGGGTGTAATTTATGACCCTCTTCATGATGAGCTATTTCGGGCGGCTACTGGCTTAGGCGCGACGCGCAACCGTAATTATATCAAGGTTTCGGAAATATCTGAACTGAGTAAAAGCCTACTGGTAACGGGATTTGCCTATGATCGCCGCGAAACATCGGATAACAACTATGCAGAATTTTGTCACCTGACTCATCTCACCCAAGGTGTGAGGCGTAGCGGTTCAGCCGCCCTTGATTTGGCTTATGTTGCTTGTGGGCGTGTTGATGGTTACTGGGAAAGGGGAATTTCTCCTTGGGATGTTGTCGCAGGTGTAGTTTTATTGCGAGAAGCTGGGGGTGAAGTTACTGCATACAATGGTACTCCTTTCAAAATTGAATCAGGCAGAATTTTAGCTACTAATGGTAATATTCATAACAAGCTTAGTCGTGAGTTGGTAGAAGTTCCGCCTTTATCGAGTTGGAAATGA
- a CDS encoding J domain-containing protein yields MSLKIDRGLFKYDFIDYHAILCVPVDADVKHIRQRYLQIARKLHPDSSVIAADEQKHLAHELLSKLVNPAYENLSKERIHSEYMIVLSQMGKRLVQDSTSVALSCDLAKQLVTAPNIDHFYKTAIANIAATQYDSLKQAVKIISQISELNLVYLMRIAANAAKASTPPPSSAKPTSNSATPKANTAPLPPLPAVKEDSPVDQYVRRAQGFIDKDQFSQAKVELQDALKLEPKNSHCHSLVGLIYLKQNQVKMAKIHFDNALKFDPANKIALTWKLKIEQALGTQSGSSKVTSPPDSGSKQPDKSGGGGLFGGLFGGKKK; encoded by the coding sequence ATGTCTTTAAAAATAGATCGTGGATTATTTAAATATGATTTCATAGATTATCACGCAATTTTATGTGTTCCCGTTGATGCGGATGTGAAGCACATACGTCAACGTTATCTGCAAATTGCCCGCAAGTTGCACCCGGATAGCAGCGTGATTGCCGCAGATGAGCAAAAACATCTCGCTCATGAATTATTATCAAAGTTGGTTAACCCAGCTTATGAAAATCTTTCAAAAGAACGTATTCACTCAGAATACATGATAGTTTTGTCACAAATGGGCAAGCGCCTGGTACAAGACTCTACTTCAGTGGCATTGAGTTGCGACTTGGCTAAACAACTAGTGACTGCTCCTAATATTGATCATTTTTACAAAACTGCGATCGCTAACATCGCTGCAACCCAATATGACTCGTTAAAGCAAGCAGTTAAAATCATATCCCAAATCAGCGAGTTAAATTTAGTTTACCTGATGCGGATTGCTGCCAACGCCGCCAAGGCTTCCACCCCGCCACCGTCATCGGCTAAACCCACAAGTAACTCAGCTACGCCAAAGGCAAATACAGCACCTCTACCCCCACTGCCTGCGGTAAAAGAAGATTCACCTGTAGATCAGTATGTTCGTCGCGCTCAAGGTTTCATTGACAAAGACCAATTTAGTCAAGCCAAAGTAGAGTTACAGGATGCTCTGAAGCTAGAACCTAAAAATAGTCACTGTCATAGTTTGGTTGGCTTGATATATTTGAAGCAAAATCAGGTGAAGATGGCGAAAATTCATTTTGATAATGCTTTGAAATTCGATCCCGCCAATAAAATAGCATTGACATGGAAACTTAAAATAGAACAAGCTTTAGGGACACAATCGGGTAGCTCGAAAGTTACTTCACCTCCTGATAGTGGAAGTAAACAACCAGATAAGTCTGGAGGTGGGGGTTTGTTTGGTGGTTTGTTTGGTGGGAAGAAAAAATAA